From the Pseudomonas sp. VD-NE ins genome, the window TGATGCAGCAGACCGATAAAGAACTGCTGGATGCTGATGAGCATGCGGAGTTGGCTCAGGCTTAAGTAGCGCCTGACAGACCGCTATCGCTGGCAAGCCAGCTCCCACAGTGTTCTGTGGTGAACACAGATTTTGTGAACACCTCTAGACCTGTGGGAGCTGGCTTGCCAGCGATGCTTTTAAGCTTTTTCCCAGATTTCGAAGTTGTACGCGGGCTTATCTTCAATCGCCGGATTCGGCACATTCGACACCAGCTTCCACTGGTGCAAATCAAACTCCGGAAACCACGCATCCCCTTCCGGGCTCAGCGCCACGCGAGTCAGATATAGACGATCCGCCTGCGCCAGCCCTTGCGCGTACAACTGCGCGCCGCCAATCAGCATTAGCTCATCGACGCCCTGCTCCTTCGCCCATTCCTCGGCGCGAACCACGGCAGCTTCCAGCGACGGATAAACCTCGGCACCTTCCAGCACCAGATCGGCCTGACGGCTGACCACGATGTTCAGGCGCCCCGGCAATGGTCGACCGAGCGAATCCCAGGTCTTGCGACCCATGATGATCGGCTTGCCCAAGGTGGTGGCCTTGAAGTATTTGAAGTCCCCCGGCAGGTGCCAGGGCATGCTGTTGTCGACGCCGATCACGCGGTTTTCACCGAGAGCTGCGATCAGGCTGAGAGGGAGTGATTTAGTCATGCCGGCGAGGATACCAGAGCCGTGCTTACCCCGATAAGCGCCACAGCGGTTATGCTCAGCGCTCATTTAAGCGACGGGATGCCGCGTGACTGAACTGACTCCACTGCAAAACCTCTGGCTCACCGAAACCGTGCGCCTGCGCGAAGAACACGCAGGCCCATTGGATGATCTGGAAGCCAACCGACTGGCGCGAACGGCCGGCGGCGATCTGCCGAGCCGCATTCAACGCCGGGCGTTATGGCTGGCCGAACGTGACGGACTGACGGCTGCCCTCAAACACTGGCTGCAAGGCGCGCGCCTGGCACTGCTATTGATGGTGGTGCTGGCCTGCGTCACTGGCGCCGGCATGGCATTTTCTGCGCTCGGCGACGGCACGCGAGCAGTGAACATTTTCTGGGCGCTGGGCACGTTGCTCGGGGTCAATCTGATCCTGCTGCTGAGCTGGGCATTCGGCCTACTGTTCGCCGGCGAACACGCTGCTGCGCTTGGCCGCCTGTGGCTGTGGCTCAGCGAAAAATTTGCCCGGGACGCCAAAGCCGCGCAATTACCCCCCGCATTACTGGTCTTGCTGCAACGCCACAAACTCAATCGCTGGGCGATTGGCTCGCTGGTCAACGGCCTGTGGCTACTGATCATGCTCAGCGCGTTGAGCATGCTGATATTGATGATGGCCACTCGGCAATATGACTTCATTTGGGAAAGCACGCTGTTGGGCGCAGACTTTTTCGCGGCACTGACTGATGCGTTGACGGTCATTCCCCATGCGCTGGGCTGGAGTGCGCCGAGCGTGGACATGATTCGCGTGACGCTGGACACCGATTACAACCGCGTCCTGGTTCGCCAGATGTGGGCGATATGGCTGGTCGGCGCGGTGCTGATCTATGGCGTGCTACCCCGTCTGCTGCTGATGCTGTTCTGCCGTTGGCGCTGGAAACGTGGGCGTGATCGCTTGCGTCTGGAGCTGAACCTGCCCGGCTACGCGCAATTGCGTGAGCGCCTGATGCCGACCAGCGAACGCCTCGGCGTCAACGATCCGGAGCCGGCGCAACTGCACCGGGTCGAAAGCAGCGTCGGCGAACTCGCCAGTGAAGGCGCATTGCTGGTGGCCATCGAACTCGACGAACAACGCCCATGGCCGCCCGCGCTGCCGAAAAACGTCAGCAACGCCGGCATCCTCGACAGCCGAGAATCGCGGCACAAACTGCTCGAACAACTGAGCCGCTTTCCGCCGGCACGCTTGGCGATTGCCTGCGATCCTCGGCGCTCACCGGATCGCGGCAGCCTCGCCTTGATCGCCGAACTGGCGCGCAACGCCGGAGAAACCCGCGTCTGGCTGCTGCAAGCGCCGCCCGGTGAAGCACTGGATGCCGAACGCCTAGGCGACTGGCACATCGCGCTGCAACAGCTGGAGTTGTCCTTCGCCGATTGCGCGCCGTTGAACTGGCTGGAGAGCGGTCATGACTGATGCCTGGAAAGCGCCGCTGAAACTCGCGGTGGTCGGCCACACCAACGTCGGCAAGACTTCGCTGTTGCGCACGCTGACCCGCGACGTGGGCTTTGGCGAGGTGTCCCATCGCCCGAGCACCACGCGG encodes:
- a CDS encoding dihydrofolate reductase is translated as MTKSLPLSLIAALGENRVIGVDNSMPWHLPGDFKYFKATTLGKPIIMGRKTWDSLGRPLPGRLNIVVSRQADLVLEGAEVYPSLEAAVVRAEEWAKEQGVDELMLIGGAQLYAQGLAQADRLYLTRVALSPEGDAWFPEFDLHQWKLVSNVPNPAIEDKPAYNFEIWEKA
- a CDS encoding DUF2868 domain-containing protein, yielding MTELTPLQNLWLTETVRLREEHAGPLDDLEANRLARTAGGDLPSRIQRRALWLAERDGLTAALKHWLQGARLALLLMVVLACVTGAGMAFSALGDGTRAVNIFWALGTLLGVNLILLLSWAFGLLFAGEHAAALGRLWLWLSEKFARDAKAAQLPPALLVLLQRHKLNRWAIGSLVNGLWLLIMLSALSMLILMMATRQYDFIWESTLLGADFFAALTDALTVIPHALGWSAPSVDMIRVTLDTDYNRVLVRQMWAIWLVGAVLIYGVLPRLLLMLFCRWRWKRGRDRLRLELNLPGYAQLRERLMPTSERLGVNDPEPAQLHRVESSVGELASEGALLVAIELDEQRPWPPALPKNVSNAGILDSRESRHKLLEQLSRFPPARLAIACDPRRSPDRGSLALIAELARNAGETRVWLLQAPPGEALDAERLGDWHIALQQLELSFADCAPLNWLESGHD